One genomic window of Cannabis sativa cultivar Pink pepper isolate KNU-18-1 chromosome 2, ASM2916894v1, whole genome shotgun sequence includes the following:
- the LOC133034799 gene encoding uncharacterized protein LOC133034799, whose product MLNWSTPNTVTKHDVKQLDVATLFEKRMVVLQILYPRNWEVDYWKSNCEGDVPTVEMGLDEVEETQVGAQDSTAFQTQAERVADYVKRSKIIPPSPPKETPDASTSATVPPTLATVPPSSAPANDSDYLLLAKRLEKVEAQQLAILTAQTEMKADFKRSQKEMKNLIMDQIATVISLLQKQPSEPTQPSGPAHQSDPTHPSDTAEPLQTVHPSPPTYDDDDDVYPEDWQPDVCDVPATPANAIVISLGDRKSQDVEELQGPPAEVEFCRVRRKRKPVFLNDYTAGKKKQRHGPVVVDTLKPADSRLLKFFQKWITYARDNDRPRDVHTGKATRSWFVKLMVLNEWLDDAQLDAMAHLLRRRRTLYPEVYTRKGVVLDTSAPQIFAMYWNFYEGDKSKMKWDEGVMNYVQGIPHRYLPCWENQDYIYFVLHLPKERHWVAVEVDIDNWEIIVYDFDIGGIVEAAMESYLKPYSELFANLIRASGYFPYNNYVHPVNLGDLSQFLPLHYRRVISEVAPQTKSR is encoded by the exons ATGTTGAATTGGAGCACCCCCAACACGGTTACGAAACATGATGTGAAGCAACTTGATGTCGCTACACTATTTGAGAAAAGG atgGTTGTTCTTCAAATTTTGTATCCTCGGAATTGGGAGGTGGACTATTGGAAGAGCAATTGTGAGGGTGATGTCCCCACGGTGGAAATGGGGTTGGATGAGGTCGAAGAAACGCAAGTCGGGGCGCAAGATTCGACCGCATTCCagacccaagccgaacgggtgGCAGATTATGTGAAAAGGTCTAAAATTATTCCACCATCCCCACCCAAAGAAACACCAGACGCCTCCACATCTGCCACTGTGCCCCCAACGCTTGCCACTGTGCCCCCAAGCTCTGCTCCAGCCAATGACTCCGACTACCTCTTGTTGGCTAAGAGATTGGAGAAGGTAGAAGCGCAACAACTTGCGATTCTCACTGCCCAGACTGAGATGAAGGCTGACTTCAAGAGAAGTCAGAAAGAGATGAAGAATCTTATCATGGATCAAATTGCGACCGTGATAAGTTTGTTACAGAAGCAGCCTTCGGAGCCGACACAACCATCAGGGCCGGCACATCAATCAGACCCCACACATCCATCAGACACGGCAGAGCCATTACAGACGGTACATCCATCACCGCCGacatatgatgatgatgatgatgtctaCCCAGAAGATTGGCAACCTGACGTATGTGACGTTCCTGCTACTCCTGCAAACGCCATTGTCATTTCGCTGGGTGATAGAAAATCTCAGGATGTGGAAGAGTTGCAGGGGCCACCAGCTGAGGTGGAGTTCTGCAGGGTTAGGCGAAAGCGGAAGCCAGTTTTCTTGAATGACTACACAGCTGGGAAGAAGAAACAACGACATGGGCCCGTGGTAGTAGACACACTGAAACCGGCGGACTCCCGGCTGTTAAAATTTTTCCAGAAGTGGATCACTTATGCTAGGGACAACGACCGTCCTAGGGATGTTCACACTGGCAAAGCCACTAGATCCTGGTTCGTGAAATTGATGGTGCTGAACGAATGGCTCGACGATGCT CAACTTGATGCCATGGCACACTTATTGAGAAGAAGACGGACCCTGTACCCAGAAGTCTACACTCGAAAAGGTGTAGTTTTGGACACATCTGCTCCACAGATCTTTGCCATGTATTGGAATTTCTATGAGGGTGACAAGAGCAAGATGAAATGGGATGAGGGCGTTATGAATTACGTGCAGGGGATACCGCACAGATACTTGCCATGTTGGGAGAACCAGGATTACATATACTTTGTGTTGCACCTTCCCAAAGAGCGCCACTGGGTGGCAGTTGAGGTGGATATTGACAACTGGGAGATCATTGTATATGATTTTGATATTGGTGGCATCGTTGAGGCAGCCATGGAGTCATATTTGAAGCCTTACAGCGAGCTATTTGCGAATCTAATTCGAGCTAGCGGTTATTTCCCATACAACAATTATGTACATCCGGTGAACTTGGGCGATCTCAGTCAGTTCCTACCCCTACATTATAGACGAGTTATCTCTGAGGTTGCACCACAAACGAAGAGCAGgtga
- the LOC133034157 gene encoding uncharacterized protein LOC133034157: MNVVHKFKTDVCNQQIWLAAYAWNKTECDRHFEVLKQMDPAIATYVEQIGFEKWARPYCPGDRYNIMTSNAAESFNKVTEEFRKYPVTILVDFIRFTLQNWFASRLEKASKCATPLATTFENDLKDQHKDGMFRSVLRNGAQLFNVGTSPQGERGGDVNLVERTCTCGLFQTLKIPCPHACAVAVSQNVSVYTLCSPYYTKETWKKIYDAPINIVGEEDEWVLPEHIKNIRIGVPVEKKPVGRPRKSNAGRRPTKRRPSSGQVVVEPRHCSLCHGSGHNRATCKARV, translated from the coding sequence ATGAATGTCGTTCACAAGTTTAAGACTGATGTATGCAACCAACAAATATGGCTTGCAGCTTACGCATGGAACAAGACGGAATGTGATAGGCATTTTGAGGTGCTGAAACAGATGGACCCTGCCATTGCTACATACGTCGAGCAAATAGGGTTTGAAAAGTGGGCTCGTCCTTATTGTCCAGGCGATCGGTACAACATAATGACAAGCAACGCTGCCGAAAGCTTCAACAAGGTGACAGAAGAATTCAGAAAATATCCAGTAACTATTTTGGTTGACTTCATCAGGTTCACACTTCAAAATTGGTTTGCTTCTCGTCTCGAAAAGGCTAGTAAGTGCGCTACTCCTTTGGCTACTACTTTTGAAAATGATTTAAAGGATCAACACAAAGATGGTATGTTCAGGAGTGTCCTTCGTAATGGTGCCCAATTGTTCAACGTTGGTACGAGTCCTCAAGGTGagagaggtggtgatgtgaactTAGTGGAGAGAACATGCACTTGCGGACTTTTCCAAACACTCAAAATCCCTTGTCCCCATGCATGTGCCGTAGCAGTTAGTCAGAATGTGAGCGTGTACACACTTTGCTCTCCATATTACACTAAAGAAACGTGGAAGAAGATCTACGATGCCCCAATTAATATTGTTGGCGAGGAGGATGAGTGGGTACTACCGGAACATATCAAGAACATAAGAATCGGGGTACCAGTGGAGAAAAAACCAGTAGGTCGGCCTAGGAAGAGCAATGCAGGTAGAAGACCGACGAAGCGTCGACCGTCTAGTGGTCAGGTGGTAGTGGAACCTCGTCATTGTTCGCTATGTCACGGTTCAGGGCACAACAGAGCTACATGCAAAGCTCGAGTTTGA